Within Elizabethkingia sp. JS20170427COW, the genomic segment CCAGGAAGTATGTTGATGATTTCTTGTAAATTGTCATTAGGAGCATTCAATAGGATATACTTGTTTTCTGAAGAGCTTTGTACAGCGTTGATTCTGAAAAGTAAGCGGTCTAGTATTTCTTGTTTTTCAGAAGATAGGTTTTTGGTGCCGATGAGTACAGCTTCACTGGTGAGGATGGTTTCTACTTCTTTCAGACCATTGGTGATTAGAGTAGATCCCGTGCTTACAATATCAAAGATGCCTTGAGCTAGTCCGATGCTTGGAGCGATTTCTACACTTCCACCAATCTCTTCAATTTGTACATTAATGTTTTCTTTCTCAAAGAAGTTGGATAATATTTTAGGATAAGAAGTGGCTATTTTTTTACCCTCAAAGTAGGATAAGCCTTTGTAATCTTCTTCCTTAGGAATGGCTAAACTTAGTCTGCATTGTGCAAAACCTAGTTTGCTAACAATGCTTACGTCTTTGTCTTTTTCTAAGACTTCATTTTCACCTAAGATCCCTAGGTCAACAACACCTTGTTCTACATATTGAGGAATATCATCATCTCTAAGAAACAGAATCTCTATAGGAAAATTTTTTGCTTTTGCTTTAAGGACTCTACTTCCATTGGAGATATTTATTCCACATTCTTCTAGTAGTTGTAGAGATTTTTCACTAAGTCTTCCTTTTTTTTGGATAGCTATTTTCAGATTCATTGTTAATATTTTTAGATTAAACCCGAGTAGCTAGAGAGGAATATAAAAAAACCCGCCTTAACTACTCAGACGGGTTTCGATTTTATTGAAGTAAGTACATCACTAATCCACTCGCCTGTTGCAAGAATGATGATGGTGATGATGTACTTTGTTAAATTTCATTTTCTGTTGTTATTTACGCTACAAAAGTATAAAGTGTTTTTTAAGTATGCAAGTATTTTTTAAAATTATTTAGGAAAATTAAATAAGAGTGTTTTGCAATGAAGAAAATTTTATCTTTGGTAACGTTCATGAATAAAATGTAATTGATATGCAAGATAACGATCTAAAACGCCTTTCCCGACTGACGGCAATACTCACGAAATTGCAGACAAAAAGACTATTGACTGCAAGTTTCTTAGCAGAAAAATTTAATGTCAGTACCCGAACGATATATCGTGACATCAAAGCATTGGAAGACGCTGGAGTAGCTATCATCACAGAAGAAGGCAAAGGATATTCACTTATGGAAGGTTATAAAATTCCGCCGATTATGTTTACGGAGAACCAAGCCAATGCCTTAATTTTAGCCGAACAATTGGTCTTATTAAAGATTACACCGAAGCCATTGAAAAGGTGAAAGCCGTTTTGAAATACAGCCTAAAGGACAAGGTAAATCTACTTTCTGAACGTACCAGATTCGAACGAAATGTAAACCGAGAACGCAACAGCAACAACCTTTCGGATTTGCAATTTGCGCTTACCAACCATATTCTCATTAAAATTGAATATTCCAACGAAAAAGGTGAAAACTCTACACGAACCATCGAACCTTTTGCCTTACTCAATACCGAAAATTGGTTGTTGGTTGCTTATTGTCGTTTGCGTAAAGAATTTCGTTATTTCCGCTTAGATAGAATTCAAAAAATGGAGTATCTGCAAGAATATTTTTGAAAGTTTTAGCAAATCGGTTCGTAAAATGTTGTTGCAATGGCTTGTTTTAGCCAAACGCCCCGAAACCCGATAGCAACGCATTCGTGAAATTGCCCAAAATGCCAACCAAAAACAAAAACCGAAGCAGTTTTGAGGATAACTATTTTCATTAGATTGTCTCTTCATTTTTTAGCATGAATTTTAAGGAAAAATAGGGCGTGCAATTGGTATTTTGTGTAATTTTGAATCGCTTTAGGGGTATTCTGAAAAGAATTGAGAAAAACCCTTTGAACCTGATACGGTTAATACCGTCGGAGGGAAAAGCGTTACACAGCTTCAATAGAAAGAGTTCTTCGATTTCTATAGTTTCGTTTATGCCTAAAGTAAATATTTAACATTTTAAAAATTTGAAAGGCAATGAAAACCAAACTATGGAATTACATACAATCGGTTAAAGAAAAATCCCCTTTAGTTCATAACATCACCAATTATGTGGTCATGAATAACACTGCAAATGCTTTGTTGGCAATTGGTGCTTCCCCCATTATGGCTCATGCAAAGTCTGAACTAAAAGAAATGGTAGGCATTTCTTCGGCATTGGTAATTAATATCGGGACTTTAGATGAATATTGGGCAGAAGCAATGTTAGAGGCAGCGCATCATGCTCATGAAAAAAGACTACCCTGGGTTTTGGATCCTGTGGGAGCAGGTGCCACCGCTTATAGAAATTTGGTTTTAAGCAATTATTAGCACTTCATCCTGATATTATCCGTGGAAATGCATCAGAAATTATGGCTTTGGCTCAAAATAATTCAATAAAAACCAAAGGAGTTGACAGTACAGCGGATAGCAGTGAGGCAGAAGAATATGCTCAGCAGCTGGCCAAAGATTTTCAGACGGTAGTTTGTGTTTCGGGAGCTACCGATATTATCACCGATGGTAAAAAGACCATTTACCTTAATAACGGCCACCCTTTGATGGCCAAAGTTACAGGAATGGGTTGCACAGCCACTGCAATAACAGGAGCTTTTGCCTCTGTTGTTGAGGATAAACTAGACGCAACGGTTGCTGCAGTGTCCTTATTGGGCGTTGCCGGAGAAATTGCTACAGAAACTGCCATGGGGCCAGGTAGTTTACAGATTAATCTTCTGGATAAACTGTATAATCTTAATCAGGATGAATTTGTTCATCGTCTAAAAATCAGTCAAAAATGAAACACACATTTCCTTATCGACTGTATTTAGTTTTATCACAAAAAGACTGTGGAGATAAAAATTTCCTTTGGGTTGCTGAAGAAGCAATAAAAGGAGGTGTTGATGTTATTCAATTAAGAGAAAAAGAATACACTTATCATCAGTTTATCCAAAGTGCTCAACAGTTAAAAGCAATAACCGACCAATACAAGGTTCCTCTTATCATCAATGATAATTTGGAGGTACAGCAAAAATTAAGCACTTCAGGTTTACATGTCGGGGTAAATGATATTTCCCCAGTTGAGGTTCGTAAAATCTGGAATCAATCCGGATTTCTCTTAGGATATTCTATAGAAAAGATAGAACAAATAAATTCTTTACAGGCCGATAATGTAGATTATTTAGGGATAAGCCCTGTGTTTAAAACCACCACTAAAACCGATACCATTACCGAATGGGGATTGGAAGGAATCTCTCAAATAAGACAACTTACCGATAAGCCTCTGGTTGCCATTGGGAATATGAACAAGGAGAATGCAGCTAAAGTAATAAAAGCAGGTGCCGACTGTATTGCTGTAGTTTCGGCTATTTGCAAAAGCGAGAATCCCCAACAAGCTGCCCGTGAACTAAAAAATGAAATTTTAAAAGATTTACCATGAAAATGTATCAATATCCAAGTGTGCTTACCATAGCAGGTTTTGATGGAAGTGGGGGCGCAGGACAACAAGCAGATATCAAGGCCATTTCGGCATTAGGATGTTATTCCACTTGCGTACTTACCAGTTTGCCTATACAAAATACTCAGGGAGTTCAAAAAATATATCCTATTCCTCTGGAGGCGATAGAAGAACAAATTGCTGCCGTGATGGATGATGTTTTTCCCAATGCGATAAAAATAGGAATGATACATTCTGCTGAATTGGCTCGTGTAGTAGCGAAACAGTTGAGTAAATATCCTAAAGTCCCGGTGGTGTACGATCCTGTAATGGTGGCTTCCAGCGGTGATAAATTGATTAAAGATGAAGATATAGAACAAATCATCGACATTCTGTTTCCCATTTCTGACCTGATTACCCCCAATATAGATGAGGCGGCAGTGCTTGCTAAAATGAAAGTAGAAACCGAGCAGGAAATGTTATGGGCTGGAGAACAGATTTTAAAATACCAATGCAAAGCGGTTCTGTTGAAGGGAGGACATCAGAAAACAGAAATTTTAAGCTCTTATCTTCTAACTCAAGACCATAAAAGTTACAAATACGAATCACAAAGAATAGAAACTAAAAATACTCACGGTTCTGGGTGTACACTTTCTTCAGCAATTGCTTCCTATCTGGCTCGTGGTGAAGCATTGCATCGTGCTGTTGAGTTAGGACAGCAATATGTTTTTGAA encodes:
- the hisG gene encoding ATP phosphoribosyltransferase, translating into MNLKIAIQKKGRLSEKSLQLLEECGINISNGSRVLKAKAKNFPIEILFLRDDDIPQYVEQGVVDLGILGENEVLEKDKDVSIVSKLGFAQCRLSLAIPKEEDYKGLSYFEGKKIATSYPKILSNFFEKENINVQIEEIGGSVEIAPSIGLAQGIFDIVSTGSTLITNGLKEVETILTSEAVLIGTKNLSSEKQEILDRLLFRINAVQSSSENKYILLNAPNDNLQEIINILPGIKSPTILPLAKEGWSSIHSVIKEDTFWEIIEQLKNKGAEGILVLEIEKMIL
- a CDS encoding YafY family protein; its protein translation is MQDNDLKRLSRLTAILTKLQTKRLLTASFLAEKFNVSTRTIYRDIKALEDAGVAIITEEGKGYSLMEGYKIPPIMFTENQANALILAEQLVLLKITPKPLKR
- a CDS encoding YafY family protein yields the protein MKYSLKDKVNLLSERTRFERNVNRERNSNNLSDLQFALTNHILIKIEYSNEKGENSTRTIEPFALLNTENWLLVAYCRLRKEFRYFRLDRIQKMEYLQEYF
- a CDS encoding YdeI/OmpD-associated family protein; translated protein: MFESFSKSVRKMLLQWLVLAKRPETR
- a CDS encoding hydroxyethylthiazole kinase, with translation MKTKLWNYIQSVKEKSPLVHNITNYVVMNNTANALLAIGASPIMAHAKSELKEMVGISSALVINIGTLDEYWAEAMLEAAHHAHEKRLPWVLDPVGAGATAYRNLVLSNY
- a CDS encoding hydroxyethylthiazole kinase codes for the protein MALAQNNSIKTKGVDSTADSSEAEEYAQQLAKDFQTVVCVSGATDIITDGKKTIYLNNGHPLMAKVTGMGCTATAITGAFASVVEDKLDATVAAVSLLGVAGEIATETAMGPGSLQINLLDKLYNLNQDEFVHRLKISQK
- the thiE gene encoding thiamine phosphate synthase, with the translated sequence MKHTFPYRLYLVLSQKDCGDKNFLWVAEEAIKGGVDVIQLREKEYTYHQFIQSAQQLKAITDQYKVPLIINDNLEVQQKLSTSGLHVGVNDISPVEVRKIWNQSGFLLGYSIEKIEQINSLQADNVDYLGISPVFKTTTKTDTITEWGLEGISQIRQLTDKPLVAIGNMNKENAAKVIKAGADCIAVVSAICKSENPQQAARELKNEILKDLP
- the thiD gene encoding bifunctional hydroxymethylpyrimidine kinase/phosphomethylpyrimidine kinase, which codes for MKMYQYPSVLTIAGFDGSGGAGQQADIKAISALGCYSTCVLTSLPIQNTQGVQKIYPIPLEAIEEQIAAVMDDVFPNAIKIGMIHSAELARVVAKQLSKYPKVPVVYDPVMVASSGDKLIKDEDIEQIIDILFPISDLITPNIDEAAVLAKMKVETEQEMLWAGEQILKYQCKAVLLKGGHQKTEILSSYLLTQDHKSYKYESQRIETKNTHGSGCTLSSAIASYLARGEALHRAVELGQQYVFEAIKSGQNVLVGKGTGSLNHFFNPQKLIKNELDRTSLDSI